A single region of the Raphanus sativus cultivar WK10039 chromosome 1, ASM80110v3, whole genome shotgun sequence genome encodes:
- the LOC108847412 gene encoding uncharacterized protein LOC108847412, giving the protein MHPARRSERLKATSDPPVKSSAAFKSTPVGSSSSRKNSRKRFRRRTRCTPPPEPSEPDAVSLSEGNSSDSDAEPVENPDPVHASEENEPPLELIPKEARYAVSRDAFQARARVNPERLRPSKRPFNPLFSSKAANERFHALQLRTFLEQQSMPLDNEDLQDVKEVVVRSGLIYTLTDVDSFLPSLIREFIANLVDAKKRDGGVAVYVRGSLVDFSPSWLEENIDDVCSFLSEGRVLRWEDMSSKFLTKLNQVLYKLVCTNWIPTTSYTAMNPERLRFVYMLHHHKRFNFGKLVYNQIISMAEGIKTEKTRRIIFPTLIQCVLPPDGGDDDYIGFPKPVVKDIKAGRGNGTGSHPPNLEKDIARTIASLKAVHLRLKSKILWGLWVDYVKAVHLVFICFYPMWLSAGGDYGDWQAEGSAAAGDHQDMEEDEH; this is encoded by the coding sequence ATGCATCCGGCGAGAAGAAGTGAGCGACTCAAAGCTACCAGTGATCCTCCGGTCAAATCATCGGCTGCTTTCAAATCTACTCCGGTTGGTTCATCGAGTTCCCGGAAAAACTCCCGAAAACGCTTCCGTCGCCGCACTCGATGTACTCCACCGCCGGAGCCTTCTGAACCAGATGCGGTATCACTCTCTGAGGGGAACTCCTCTGACAGCGACGCTGAACCCGTCGAGAACCCTGATCCCGTGCATGCAAGTGAAGAAAACGAGCCGCCTCTCGAATTGATCCCCAAAGAAGCTCGATACGCCGTGAGTCGGGATGCGTTTCAAGCTAGGGCCAGGGTGAATCCGGAGCGACTCAGGCCATCTAAGCGACCGTTCAATCCACTTTTCTCATCAAAAGCTGCTAATGAACGATTTCATGCTTTGCAATTGAGGACGTTTCTTGAGCAACAGAGTATGCCGCTTGACAATGAGGATCTTCAAGATGTCAAGGAAGTGGTTGTCAGGTCCGGTCTGATCTACACTCTCACTGATGTTGATTCGTTCTTACCTAGCTTGATCCGTGAGTTCATTGCCAATCTTGTGGATGCTAAGAAGCGAGATGGTGGAGTTGCTGTGTATGTTCGTGGATCACTTGTTGATTTCTCTCCAAGTTGGCTTGAGGAAAATATTGATGATGTGTGTAGCTTTCTCTCTGAGGGTCGTGTCTTAAGATGGGAAGACATGAGTTCCAAGTTTCTCACTAAGCTGAATCAAGTTCTCTACAAGCTGGTCTGCACAAACTGGATACCCACTACTAGCTACACTGCAATGAACCCTGAGCGTCTAAGGTTTGTGTACATGCTTCATCACCACAAGAGATTCAACTTCGGTAAACTGGTGTACAATCAAATCATCTCGATGGCTGAAGGCATTAAGACAGAGAAGACTCGTCGCATCATCTTCCCAACACTGATTCAGTGTGTCCTGCCTCCAGATGGAGGTGATGATGACTACATTGGTTTCCCGAAACCAGTGGTTAAAGACATAAAGGCCGGAAGAGGCAATGGAACTGGTTCACATCCTCCAAATCTTGAAAAAGATATTGCTCGTACTATCGCAAGCTTGAAAGCTGTTCATTTGCGTCTTAAGAGTAAGATATTATGGGGGTTGTGGGTAGATTATGTGAAAGCTGTTCACTtggttttcatttgtttttatcCCATGTGGCTCTCTGCAGGGGGAGATTATGGAGATTGGCAAGCTGAAGGAAGTGCAGCTGCGGGTGATCATCAGGACATGGAGGAAGACGAACACTAA